The following are from one region of the Candidatus Acidulodesulfobacterium ferriphilum genome:
- the surE gene encoding 5'/3'-nucleotidase SurE: protein MNILLSNDDGVYATGINILFEELKKFADVVIVAPDRERSASSHSLTIDRPLRVNEIKPDIFSVDGTPTDAVNIAVHSVLKSKPDLIISGINYGGNICDDVIYSGTVSAAMEGAIMGIKSIAVSLVVNKGGGYLPKDPSLEDNLELSFQKAAEFVSNLASAVHKHSLPEYTLLNVNIPQTIINKQNSFEYLITRQGKRYFEDFVVEKIDPRGRKYYWIWGKNIRFEDVEGSDYEAVHNGLISVTPIHLDMTNYKAMERLKNIDFLYNIKS from the coding sequence ATGAATATTCTTCTTTCAAATGATGACGGGGTTTATGCAACAGGTATAAATATTTTATTCGAAGAGCTTAAAAAATTTGCCGATGTCGTAATTGTCGCTCCCGATAGAGAAAGAAGCGCAAGCTCACATTCTTTAACCATCGATAGGCCGTTAAGAGTCAATGAAATCAAACCTGACATATTTTCAGTCGATGGAACCCCTACGGATGCCGTTAATATTGCCGTTCATTCCGTTTTAAAGTCCAAGCCCGATTTAATCATATCCGGCATAAATTACGGCGGCAATATTTGCGACGATGTCATTTACTCCGGAACCGTGTCCGCGGCAATGGAGGGGGCTATTATGGGAATAAAGTCGATAGCCGTTTCATTGGTTGTAAACAAAGGCGGCGGGTATCTGCCGAAAGACCCCTCTCTCGAAGACAATCTTGAATTATCGTTCCAAAAGGCGGCAGAATTTGTTTCCAATCTTGCCTCTGCCGTTCATAAGCATTCTTTGCCTGAATATACCCTGCTCAATGTAAATATACCCCAAACGATAATAAATAAGCAAAACAGCTTCGAATATCTTATTACGAGGCAAGGGAAGCGTTATTTCGAGGACTTTGTCGTCGAAAAGATAGACCCCCGCGGGAGAAAATATTACTGGATTTGGGGTAAAAATATCAGGTTCGAAGATGTGGAGGGAAGCGATTACGAGGCCGTCCATAACGGGCTTATCTCCGTTACGCCCATACATCTCGATATGACAAATTATAAAGCAATGGAAAGATTAAAAAATATCGATTTTCTTTATAATATTAAATCCTGA
- a CDS encoding cysteine desulfurase, which produces MRPEVKEAMEPFFMQEYGNPQSIHTLGDEPREALNKARLQAAELLNAAGNEVIFTGSGSESNNLAIKGTAFARMDKGKHIIVSKIEHFSVLNAVKALAKLGFEVSEVPVDKYGSVDPMDVKNALRKDTILVSITHASNEIGTIQDIKEISKIVHENSAAYMHTDANTSCGFIETDVKEMGVDMLSAAPHRFYGPKGTGLFYLKKGIRIMPLIDGGIQEFGRRAGTENVPAVAGAGVACELAKKELKDRTAHLLPIQKDIVSGVLGSLDEVYLNGHPEKRLPNNLNFVVKYIEGESMLMWLNNNGIMVASGSACTSKILKSSHVLSAIGVDPALAQGSLLISLGEDNSLEDAAYFVKELPGVVNKLREMSPLYEEVKKKNKV; this is translated from the coding sequence ATGAGACCGGAGGTAAAAGAGGCTATGGAGCCCTTTTTTATGCAGGAATACGGCAATCCGCAGAGCATTCACACGCTGGGAGACGAGCCGAGAGAGGCGTTGAACAAGGCAAGGCTTCAGGCGGCGGAGCTTTTAAATGCGGCGGGTAACGAGGTGATATTTACGGGGAGCGGTTCCGAATCTAACAATCTTGCGATAAAAGGAACGGCTTTTGCCAGAATGGATAAAGGAAAACATATAATCGTTTCTAAAATAGAACATTTTAGCGTTTTAAACGCCGTTAAGGCTTTGGCCAAACTTGGTTTTGAGGTCAGCGAAGTCCCTGTTGACAAATACGGTTCGGTTGACCCTATGGACGTCAAAAACGCTTTAAGAAAGGATACGATTCTTGTCAGCATAACGCACGCATCGAACGAAATCGGCACCATTCAGGATATTAAAGAAATTTCCAAAATAGTTCATGAAAACTCGGCGGCGTACATGCACACCGATGCAAATACTTCATGCGGCTTTATCGAAACCGATGTCAAAGAGATGGGCGTCGATATGCTTTCGGCCGCTCCCCACAGATTTTACGGTCCGAAGGGAACGGGGCTTTTCTATCTTAAAAAGGGAATCAGGATAATGCCTTTAATAGACGGCGGCATTCAGGAGTTCGGAAGAAGGGCCGGCACGGAGAATGTTCCTGCCGTTGCGGGCGCCGGCGTTGCATGCGAACTGGCAAAAAAAGAGTTAAAGGACAGGACGGCGCATCTTTTACCTATTCAAAAAGATATAGTAAGCGGGGTATTGGGTTCCTTAGACGAGGTATATCTTAACGGGCATCCCGAAAAAAGACTCCCTAACAATTTAAACTTCGTGGTTAAATATATCGAGGGCGAATCGATGCTGATGTGGCTGAACAATAACGGAATTATGGTGGCAAGCGGTTCAGCCTGCACATCTAAAATTTTAAAGTCGTCCCATGTGTTAAGCGCGATAGGGGTTGACCCTGCGCTCGCGCAGGGCTCGCTGCTTATTTCTTTGGGCGAGGACAATTCGCTGGAAGACGCCGCTTATTTTGTAAAGGAGCTTCCGGGGGTGGTAAATAAATTAAGAGAAATGTCGCCCCTTTACGAAGAGGTTAAAAAGAAAAATAAAGTATAA
- a CDS encoding cytochrome c biogenesis protein CcdA: MFHLNLTYGIAFFGGLLAFFSPCIIPIIPGYIAFISGVSVETITSEKNYKNMIAVFTASLAFVIGFSIVFVALGMGSVTIFSGFLKSNLNTVRIVGGIVIILFGLYCLGLFRLGFLSREVNILPWKKRGGHILGALFLGVAFAAGWVPCVGPILASIVLYTSIGSSLTRAVELLSVFSLGLGLPFILAGLFLAYFMAFFKRIKGYLRLFSVVSGIFLILMGILTITGNFELLSVHIINSL; this comes from the coding sequence ATGTTTCATCTTAATCTAACTTACGGTATTGCTTTTTTCGGCGGGTTATTGGCTTTCTTCTCTCCGTGCATCATACCGATAATACCCGGATATATCGCGTTTATAAGCGGCGTCAGCGTCGAAACCATTACTTCCGAAAAAAATTACAAGAATATGATAGCGGTTTTTACCGCATCGCTTGCTTTCGTAATAGGATTTTCCATTGTTTTCGTAGCCCTCGGCATGGGTTCCGTTACGATATTCAGCGGTTTCCTTAAATCTAATCTAAATACGGTAAGAATAGTCGGCGGCATCGTAATTATTCTTTTCGGGTTATACTGCCTCGGCTTATTTAGGTTGGGTTTTTTAAGCAGGGAGGTTAATATTCTTCCATGGAAAAAAAGGGGCGGGCATATACTGGGGGCGTTATTTCTGGGGGTTGCGTTTGCGGCGGGGTGGGTTCCGTGCGTAGGACCTATCCTTGCTTCCATCGTTCTTTATACCTCTATCGGCTCGTCTTTAACGAGGGCAGTCGAACTTTTATCCGTCTTCAGCCTCGGGCTCGGACTGCCGTTTATTTTGGCCGGCTTATTTCTGGCATATTTTATGGCATTTTTCAAAAGAATAAAGGGCTATTTAAGATTATTTTCGGTAGTCTCCGGAATATTTTTAATCTTAATGGGCATTCTTACCATTACCGGAAATTTCGAACTGCTTTCCGTGCATATAATAAACTCTCTATAA
- a CDS encoding polyprenol monophosphomannose synthase, whose translation MKILVAIPTYNERENVGRMIESVLNLNENEAVRGLNVTISLVIIDDNSQDGTQEIIKGFTFGNQKRFHPVEGGVRGGNLFLISREKKLGLGTAYVAAFKFAMDGGFDYVITMDCDFSHNPDEIAGFINLMNDKKCGMIVGSRYNGGIRIINWSMKRLLISYFANIYAKLVTGVKISDLTGGFNMYDVNCLKKVNLNGISSRGYAFQIEMKYRMKKADCILWEYPIIFYERTKGKSKMSNGIIFEAFFAVIRLRLGLYK comes from the coding sequence ATGAAAATACTTGTGGCAATACCGACATATAACGAAAGAGAAAATGTGGGAAGGATGATAGAATCCGTTCTAAATCTAAATGAGAATGAAGCGGTCAGGGGGCTGAATGTTACGATTAGCCTTGTAATAATAGACGATAATTCGCAGGACGGAACTCAGGAAATCATAAAGGGGTTTACCTTCGGCAACCAAAAGCGTTTCCATCCTGTTGAGGGAGGGGTCAGGGGAGGTAATCTGTTTCTTATTTCAAGGGAAAAGAAATTAGGTCTTGGGACGGCTTATGTTGCGGCATTTAAGTTTGCCATGGACGGGGGCTTCGATTATGTTATTACGATGGATTGCGATTTTTCTCATAATCCAGATGAAATTGCGGGTTTTATTAATCTTATGAATGATAAAAAGTGCGGAATGATTGTCGGTTCAAGATATAACGGCGGGATAAGAATAATAAACTGGAGTATGAAAAGGCTTTTGATTTCCTATTTTGCAAATATTTATGCCAAATTAGTTACGGGAGTTAAAATCAGCGATTTGACTGGCGGCTTCAATATGTACGATGTAAACTGCCTTAAAAAGGTAAATTTAAACGGCATTAGTTCGAGGGGATATGCCTTTCAAATCGAGATGAAATACAGGATGAAAAAGGCAGACTGCATCCTCTGGGAATACCCTATAATATTTTACGAAAGAACTAAGGGTAAATCCAAGATGTCAAACGGCATAATTTTTGAGGCTTTTTTCGCTGTAATAAGGCTCAGGCTCGGGCTTTATAAATAA
- the nifU gene encoding Fe-S cluster assembly scaffold protein NifU — MPVYSEKVMDHFQNPRNVGEIENADGVGELGNPTCGDIMKIYIKVKDDKIDDIKFKTFGCGAAIATSSMVTELVKGKTLEEAERVSNEVVAEALDGLPPVKMHCSNLAADALHLAVEDYKARKAGKGPIGRVETPEHDENEHDLLEHA; from the coding sequence ATGCCGGTATATTCGGAAAAAGTTATGGATCACTTTCAAAATCCAAGAAATGTGGGAGAAATCGAAAATGCGGACGGGGTAGGGGAACTCGGCAATCCGACCTGTGGCGATATAATGAAAATATATATAAAGGTTAAAGACGATAAAATCGACGATATAAAATTTAAAACATTCGGCTGCGGAGCGGCTATCGCAACAAGTTCAATGGTAACCGAACTTGTAAAAGGAAAGACGCTCGAAGAGGCGGAAAGAGTATCTAACGAGGTTGTTGCCGAGGCTTTAGACGGGCTTCCCCCCGTTAAGATGCACTGCTCCAATCTTGCCGCGGACGCGCTTCATCTTGCCGTGGAGGATTACAAGGCAAGAAAGGCGGGTAAGGGACCGATAGGCAGGGTGGAAACGCCGGAGCATGACGAGAACGAACACGATTTACTCGAGCATGCGTAA
- a CDS encoding adenine phosphoribosyltransferase, whose translation MDDLKGFVREIPDFPKKGINFKDITPLLANPKAFAFSIDSLANKYLNEKIDYVVCIEARGFVVGSALAYRLGAGVIIVRKPGKLPYECNSLCYDLEYGSATLEIHKDALKKGDRVIIADDVLATGGTALAAINLVKEFGAEVADTAFLAELSFLNGTDKLKPHTINSLMKFDY comes from the coding sequence ATCGACGATTTAAAGGGCTTTGTCAGGGAGATTCCAGATTTTCCCAAGAAAGGAATTAATTTTAAAGACATAACGCCCCTACTTGCGAATCCCAAGGCTTTTGCATTTTCCATCGATAGCCTTGCAAACAAATATCTGAACGAAAAGATAGATTATGTCGTTTGCATAGAGGCGAGGGGTTTTGTGGTGGGTTCCGCGCTTGCTTACAGGCTTGGAGCAGGGGTAATAATTGTCAGAAAGCCGGGCAAACTCCCGTACGAGTGCAATTCTTTATGCTACGACTTAGAATACGGAAGCGCGACGCTTGAAATTCATAAAGACGCATTAAAAAAAGGGGACAGGGTAATTATCGCCGACGATGTTTTGGCAACCGGCGGTACGGCTCTTGCCGCAATTAACCTTGTGAAAGAGTTCGGCGCAGAGGTGGCGGATACCGCGTTTTTAGCCGAGCTTTCGTTTTTAAACGGCACGGATAAACTAAAGCCGCATACCATTAACTCTTTAATGAAATTTGATTATTAA
- a CDS encoding cytochrome c — MKKGFTIIFIVLVIVIGYIVVHAITAPVKLSAAQLGAELIHSHKNGIDCFACHAINGKGGNVGPDLSKEGALKHSIKWLEVQIATPAKHFKPGSMVKINGKTYMAIMPDHKMLSKKELFELASYLDSLK, encoded by the coding sequence ATGAAAAAGGGTTTTACGATTATTTTTATCGTTCTTGTTATTGTTATAGGTTATATCGTCGTTCACGCAATTACTGCTCCTGTTAAGTTATCGGCCGCGCAGCTTGGAGCCGAACTCATTCATTCCCACAAAAACGGCATCGATTGTTTTGCCTGCCACGCAATAAACGGGAAGGGCGGCAATGTCGGTCCCGACCTTTCGAAAGAAGGAGCGCTTAAACATTCTATTAAATGGCTTGAAGTCCAAATTGCGACGCCCGCAAAGCATTTTAAACCAGGTTCCATGGTGAAAATAAACGGCAAAACATATATGGCTATTATGCCTGACCACAAAATGCTTTCCAAAAAAGAGCTTTTTGAGCTTGCGTCCTATTTAGACTCATTAAAGTAG
- a CDS encoding sulfurtransferase TusA family protein — MKHDYEIDTFGLSCPVPIMKVAEEFKNIPEGSVLKVVASDEGIVEDLKSYCKKTNHEFLSYEISLPEYIVYVKK; from the coding sequence ATGAAGCACGATTACGAGATTGACACATTCGGTTTATCCTGCCCGGTGCCTATCATGAAGGTGGCGGAGGAGTTTAAAAACATACCCGAGGGTTCCGTACTGAAGGTCGTGGCTTCGGACGAGGGTATCGTAGAGGATTTAAAAAGCTACTGCAAAAAAACTAACCACGAGTTCCTGTCTTATGAAATAAGCCTTCCTGAGTACATAGTTTATGTAAAAAAATAG
- a CDS encoding sensor histidine kinase has translation MEHFIKNLSIKWKILISAFAIFFFTIFLSDAVFLYTIYKTLSGRHYLKNTRIARILISEIKYSLYFNKIRFLKKYLKSNIKNYRIIKGISIYNPEGKLIMNSGKLYAAHNPVNDKKKDGSVLIRNIDYGGKILGLVAIKFNLKKEIEATNNRVFWVGVRFSLIALIFIALGLFMFYIITVIITKPLLEIKENIEKIKNGDYKISFTKRLNDEIGSVISAISSMALSIEDYTKKIDLVNKEKNELNCMAIMGEMSANIAHEVKNAIYIISSANAYISHETRNKIVLEVTNIINNEVKRLDKMTVDFLSFSRQRNPELVPVNINRLIDDSVRILKLEIDNLNIKLIKEFQEDLPVIKGDPELLKQVILNLIINAMDKTYNAGNKIIEIKTVLRGDFINIEIIDNGEVIPEENIEKILKPFFTTKKNGSGLGLPISMRIIKLHGGTINVYSKDNKTAFVLVIPKAVGSGIVK, from the coding sequence ATGGAACATTTTATTAAAAATTTAAGCATTAAATGGAAAATATTAATAAGCGCTTTTGCTATTTTTTTCTTCACTATTTTTCTAAGCGACGCCGTCTTTCTTTATACTATTTACAAAACATTATCAGGCAGACATTATTTAAAAAATACAAGGATAGCCAGAATCTTAATCTCGGAAATAAAATACTCTTTGTATTTCAATAAAATTAGGTTTTTGAAAAAATATTTAAAGTCTAATATAAAAAATTACCGCATAATCAAGGGTATTTCGATATATAATCCGGAAGGGAAACTAATAATGAATAGCGGAAAGCTTTATGCCGCGCATAATCCCGTTAACGATAAAAAAAAAGACGGTTCGGTTTTAATCAGAAATATTGACTATGGCGGCAAAATATTGGGGCTTGTTGCAATTAAATTTAATTTAAAAAAAGAGATTGAAGCCACTAATAACCGTGTTTTTTGGGTCGGGGTCAGGTTTTCGCTGATAGCGCTCATTTTTATAGCCTTAGGGCTTTTTATGTTTTATATTATAACTGTTATTATCACAAAGCCCTTGCTCGAGATAAAGGAAAATATCGAAAAGATAAAAAACGGCGATTATAAGATAAGTTTCACGAAAAGGTTAAACGACGAAATCGGAAGCGTTATAAGCGCGATTAGCTCGATGGCGCTGTCAATCGAGGATTATACGAAAAAGATTGATTTAGTGAATAAAGAAAAGAACGAATTGAATTGTATGGCGATTATGGGTGAAATGTCGGCTAATATAGCGCATGAGGTTAAAAACGCCATATATATTATTTCTTCCGCAAACGCGTATATATCCCACGAAACAAGAAATAAGATAGTATTAGAGGTTACCAATATAATAAATAATGAAGTAAAAAGACTCGATAAAATGACCGTAGATTTTTTAAGTTTTTCCAGACAAAGAAATCCCGAACTGGTTCCGGTAAATATAAACAGGCTGATTGACGATTCGGTAAGAATATTAAAATTAGAAATCGACAATTTAAATATAAAATTAATAAAAGAGTTTCAAGAAGACCTGCCTGTCATTAAGGGAGACCCGGAATTGCTTAAACAGGTTATCTTAAACTTAATAATAAACGCAATGGATAAAACATATAACGCAGGGAATAAAATTATTGAAATAAAAACGGTTTTAAGAGGCGATTTTATAAATATCGAAATTATCGATAACGGCGAGGTTATACCCGAAGAGAATATCGAAAAGATATTAAAGCCGTTTTTTACGACGAAAAAAAACGGTTCCGGGCTCGGTCTTCCGATATCTATGCGCATAATTAAACTTCACGGGGGAACGATAAATGTTTACAGCAAAGATAATAAAACCGCGTTTGTGCTTGTAATTCCTAAAGCCGTCGGGTCGGGTATCGTTAAATGA
- a CDS encoding protein-L-isoaspartate(D-aspartate) O-methyltransferase, with amino-acid sequence MVNFKNSPDRATEQALVSKGITDKNVLYALRTVPREKFVEESLKELSYTGAPLPIGHNQTISGIYTVALMTQSLCLNKSHKILEIGTGSGYQAAILSTLCMSVFTIERIRDLSLKARDILEKLNIHNVTFIIGDGTIGFKEYAPYDRIIVTACSPDVPEALFAQLSEGGIMIMPLEMSGAQNIFVIEKKNGKMYSNNIAPANFVRLIGKDGFKS; translated from the coding sequence ATGGTAAATTTTAAAAACTCCCCAGACAGGGCTACCGAACAGGCTCTTGTTTCGAAAGGAATTACTGATAAAAATGTGCTCTATGCGTTAAGAACCGTTCCGAGAGAAAAGTTTGTCGAGGAATCGTTAAAAGAATTAAGTTATACCGGTGCGCCGCTTCCCATAGGTCATAATCAAACAATATCCGGCATTTACACTGTTGCTTTAATGACGCAGTCTCTTTGTTTAAATAAAAGCCACAAAATTCTTGAGATAGGAACCGGTTCGGGCTATCAGGCGGCTATTTTGTCCACGCTTTGCATGAGTGTTTTTACGATAGAACGGATAAGGGACCTGTCTTTAAAGGCGAGGGATATTCTTGAAAAACTTAACATTCATAATGTGACATTTATTATCGGAGACGGGACTATCGGGTTTAAAGAATACGCCCCTTACGATAGAATAATTGTTACAGCCTGTTCCCCCGATGTTCCCGAGGCGCTTTTCGCCCAGTTAAGCGAGGGCGGCATAATGATTATGCCCCTTGAAATGAGCGGTGCACAAAATATCTTTGTAATAGAAAAAAAAAATGGTAAAATGTATTCTAATAATATTGCCCCTGCAAATTTTGTTAGACTTATAGGCAAGGACGGTTTTAAATCCTGA
- a CDS encoding 3-hydroxy-5-phosphonooxypentane-2,4-dione thiolase, with protein sequence MVPSLAGWDKFKTIKGAGYMDYGLKNRLSRIIKPKDKRTVMLAIDHGYFMGPTGGLEDVKGAITPLLNYADSLMLTRGILRNQIDAGIDIPIVLRVSGGTSILKDDLSDEDITVSMEDAIRLNVSAVALSIFIGSKNEKQGIINLARLVDEGNRYGIPVLAVTAVGREMTRDARYLSLAVRIAAETGASIVKTYYCDDFERVVNTCPVPVVVAGGKKTGEKEALELAYNAVKRGAAGVDMGRNIFQSEKPVNMIKAVKAVVHKGLAAEEAYNTVYNIIK encoded by the coding sequence ATGGTTCCCTCACTTGCGGGTTGGGACAAGTTTAAAACTATAAAGGGGGCAGGGTATATGGATTACGGTTTAAAGAACAGGCTTTCGAGGATTATCAAACCGAAGGATAAAAGAACGGTCATGCTTGCGATAGACCACGGTTATTTTATGGGTCCTACGGGCGGGCTTGAGGATGTTAAAGGCGCTATTACCCCGCTTTTAAATTATGCGGATTCGCTGATGCTCACAAGGGGCATATTAAGAAATCAAATCGATGCGGGTATCGATATTCCGATTGTTTTGCGGGTTAGCGGAGGGACAAGCATATTGAAAGACGACCTTTCGGACGAAGATATTACAGTTTCTATGGAGGATGCGATAAGATTAAACGTGAGCGCCGTAGCCTTGTCTATATTTATCGGCTCTAAAAACGAAAAGCAAGGGATAATAAATCTTGCAAGATTGGTCGATGAAGGAAATAGATACGGCATTCCCGTTCTTGCGGTAACGGCGGTCGGAAGAGAAATGACGAGGGATGCCCGCTATCTATCCTTAGCCGTCAGGATTGCGGCCGAAACCGGAGCAAGCATTGTAAAAACATATTATTGCGATGATTTTGAAAGGGTGGTAAATACCTGTCCTGTTCCGGTGGTTGTTGCCGGAGGGAAAAAGACGGGTGAAAAGGAGGCTCTGGAGCTTGCGTATAATGCCGTAAAGCGCGGGGCGGCAGGCGTGGATATGGGCAGAAATATATTCCAGTCCGAAAAACCCGTCAATATGATTAAAGCCGTAAAGGCCGTCGTTCATAAAGGACTTGCGGCGGAAGAGGCTTATAATACCGTTTACAATATAATAAAATAA
- a CDS encoding sigma-70 family RNA polymerase sigma factor encodes MPGTKINKDEEKPAVLENSEKVSIPPSYDNVISRQYLKYLKKNPLLTKEEEYNLALKVQEGDKEARDLMIKSNLGLVINVAKKFLGRGLSFDDLIMEGNIGLMKAVDKFIPKKGFRFSTYAIWWIRQSIERGILNSGRLIRLPIHISENLFKYSRAAKEMTGELEREPNMGEIAKHMGIEEKKLEKILGFIGNVYSLDSSFPQNQNQDGEQNLALANIIKEDEEGTSSFDMLDKIETLKLLNKWLFMLGDVERKVIILRYGLNYEKPRTLNEIGLIFNLTKERIRQIEVKALKKLKKMAEEAGMEG; translated from the coding sequence ATGCCGGGAACAAAAATTAATAAAGATGAAGAAAAGCCTGCAGTTTTAGAAAACAGCGAAAAAGTCTCCATACCCCCGTCGTATGATAATGTTATATCCCGTCAATACTTAAAGTATCTTAAAAAAAACCCTCTTTTAACAAAGGAAGAGGAGTATAATCTCGCCTTAAAAGTGCAGGAAGGAGACAAGGAAGCCAGAGATTTAATGATTAAATCTAACCTTGGACTTGTTATCAATGTGGCAAAAAAATTTCTCGGAAGAGGTCTTTCGTTCGACGATTTAATTATGGAAGGAAATATCGGACTTATGAAGGCCGTAGATAAATTTATTCCTAAAAAAGGCTTCAGATTCTCAACCTATGCTATATGGTGGATAAGACAGTCTATCGAAAGGGGCATATTAAATTCAGGCAGGCTTATAAGGCTTCCCATACACATTTCCGAAAACCTTTTTAAATATTCGAGGGCAGCGAAAGAGATGACCGGCGAACTGGAAAGAGAGCCGAATATGGGCGAAATCGCAAAACACATGGGAATAGAGGAGAAAAAACTCGAAAAAATTTTGGGTTTTATCGGCAATGTGTATTCTTTAGATTCTTCCTTTCCGCAAAATCAAAATCAGGACGGCGAACAAAATTTAGCCCTTGCAAATATTATAAAAGAAGATGAGGAAGGCACATCCTCTTTTGATATGCTCGATAAAATAGAAACATTAAAGCTCTTAAACAAGTGGCTTTTTATGCTTGGCGATGTAGAAAGAAAGGTCATAATATTGAGATACGGGCTTAACTATGAAAAACCGAGAACGCTTAACGAGATAGGGTTAATTTTTAATCTCACCAAAGAGCGCATCAGGCAGATCGAGGTTAAGGCGTTAAAAAAACTTAAAAAAATGGCAGAGGAAGCAGGTATGGAGGGGTAA
- a CDS encoding sigma-54-dependent Fis family transcriptional regulator: MKKILLIDDEKNLLRTVSLNLSSRGFFVDTALSAEEGFNLFNEKRHDIILCDLKLQGMSGIDLLSKIRIFDKDVIFIVITAFGTIKQAVDAMKLGADDFISKPVDIDGLIENLKIALQKRNPKKISDDFHNENIEKIRKDFIFKSNEMEEILKEAVLTSKSASNVLITGETGTGKEVLAKIIHFLSERKGDFVPINLSAIPIDLMESELFGHEKGSFTGASFTQKGKFEIVNGGSLFLDEIGEMPFAMQAKLLRVIQEKEFSRLGSNLKIELNARIICATNVNLEENVIEKKFREDLFYRINVLHFKIPPLRERRDDIPALANFFVGKYSAVNKKNIKAISKDTINILMSYDFPGNIRELENIIERAVVVATSDVIEPPSLPKTMFSKQIQTYKNLTGSDEGDIKLDEVEINLIKNALKKNNYNQTKTAISLGISRKQLITKVKKYGLFRLK, encoded by the coding sequence ATGAAGAAAATATTATTAATCGATGATGAAAAAAATCTTTTAAGAACGGTAAGCTTAAATCTTTCCAGCCGCGGTTTTTTTGTCGATACTGCTCTGAGCGCTGAAGAAGGATTTAATCTCTTTAACGAAAAGCGGCATGACATTATACTTTGCGATTTAAAATTGCAGGGGATGAGCGGTATAGACCTTTTGTCCAAAATAAGAATATTCGATAAAGATGTAATATTTATCGTAATTACGGCATTCGGGACAATAAAACAGGCGGTTGACGCCATGAAACTCGGAGCCGACGATTTTATTTCAAAGCCCGTCGATATAGACGGGCTAATCGAAAATTTAAAAATAGCCCTGCAAAAAAGAAACCCCAAAAAGATTAGCGATGACTTTCATAATGAAAACATAGAAAAAATCAGAAAAGATTTTATATTTAAAAGTAATGAAATGGAGGAAATTTTAAAAGAAGCCGTTTTAACCTCCAAATCCGCTTCAAATGTTCTGATAACCGGCGAAACTGGGACAGGCAAGGAAGTTTTAGCCAAAATAATACATTTCCTTTCGGAAAGAAAAGGTGATTTTGTGCCGATAAATTTAAGCGCCATTCCGATAGACCTTATGGAAAGCGAACTATTCGGACACGAAAAAGGTTCGTTTACCGGAGCGTCATTTACGCAAAAAGGCAAATTTGAGATTGTAAACGGCGGCTCGCTTTTTTTAGACGAAATAGGGGAAATGCCCTTTGCGATGCAGGCAAAGCTCCTCAGGGTAATACAGGAAAAAGAATTTTCAAGGCTCGGTTCTAACTTAAAAATAGAGCTTAATGCAAGAATTATATGTGCTACAAATGTTAATTTGGAGGAAAACGTTATCGAAAAAAAATTCAGGGAAGACCTTTTTTACAGGATAAATGTTTTACATTTTAAAATACCTCCGCTTCGTGAAAGAAGAGACGACATCCCAGCCCTTGCCAATTTCTTTGTCGGAAAATATAGCGCCGTTAATAAGAAAAATATTAAGGCCATATCGAAAGATACGATTAATATTTTGATGAGTTACGATTTTCCGGGAAATATAAGGGAACTTGAAAATATTATCGAAAGAGCCGTTGTTGTTGCTACTTCGGATGTAATCGAGCCGCCGAGTTTACCAAAGACTATGTTTTCCAAACAGATTCAAACATATAAAAACTTAACAGGTTCGGACGAGGGCGATATAAAGCTCGATGAAGTGGAAATTAATTTAATTAAAAATGCGCTTAAAAAAAATAATTACAATCAAACTAAAACGGCGATTTCGCTCGGCATATCAAGAAAGCAGTTAATAACAAAAGTGAAAAAATACGGCCTTTTCAGGCTTAAATAA